The Corynebacterium vitaeruminis DSM 20294 genome window below encodes:
- the metH gene encoding methionine synthase, whose product MTTATVEFKSAFLDALKERVLIGDGAMGTQLQGFDLDVDKDFLGLEGCNEILNDTRPDVVASIHRAYFEAGADLVETNTFGCNLPNLGDYGIADRCRELAYKGVKIARDVADEMGPGRDGMRRWVLGSMGPGTKLPSLGHAPYTDLKAYYKEAALGMIEGGADGILIETAQDLLQVKAAVHGCQEAFEELGVRLPIVTHVTVETTGTMLLGSEIGAALTALEHLGIDMIGLNCATGPDEMSEHLRYLSQNAHIPVSVMPNAGLPVLGKNGAEYPLHAHELGVALRGFVQDYGLSMVGGCCGTTPEHISAVRDAIVGTAEEPAAVQAERHPAEDDAVSSLYSSVNLTQDTGITMIGERTNANGSKAFREAMLAGDLEKCVDIAKQQTRDGAHMLDLCVDYVGRDGREDMAKLASLLATSSTLPIMIDSTEPDVIQVGLEHLGGRCAVNSVNFEDGDGPNSRYQRIMRLVKRHGAAVVALTIDEEGQARTADKKIEIAERLIKDITETWGLDESDIIVDCLTFPISTGQEETRRDGIETINAIRELKKRHPRVHTTLGLSNISFGLNPAARQVLNSVFLNECIEAGLDSAIAHSSKIVPMNRIDEEQRKVALDMVYDRRTEDYDPLQTFMALFEGVSAASAKDARAEALAAMPLLERIAQRVIDGEKNGIEADLDEAMKEKSPLDIVNDDLLNGMKTVGDLFGSGQMQLPFVLQSAETMKAAVAYLEQFMEASDDSGGKGTIVIATVKGDVHDIGKNLVDIIMSNNGYKVVNIGIKQPIANILEAAKENNADAIGMSGLLVKSTVIMKENLQEMNEQGITEIPVILGGAALTRAYVEDDLTEVFEGEVHYAKDAFESLRLMGEFMSAARGEGLDPLSPEAVEEAKKKQERKARRERSKRIAAERKAAQEPVEVPARSAVAEDVPVATPPFWGTRIVKGLNLSDFLPLLDERALFMGRWGLKATRGGDGPSYEELVETDGRPRLRYWLDRLKSEGILDHAAVVYGYFPAVSEGDDVVILDEPRPDAKEIARIHFPRQQRGKFLCIADFVRSRELATETGDVDVFPMQLVTMGTPIADFANELFAENNYRDYLEVHGVGVQLTEALAEYWHARVRAELALSDGTHAGDEDSHDKNRFFDLDYRGARYSFGYGSCPNLEDRATLVKLLEPERIGVTLSEEFQLHPEQSTDAFVLYHPEAKYFNV is encoded by the coding sequence ATGACTACCGCAACTGTTGAATTCAAATCCGCCTTTCTTGACGCGTTGAAGGAGCGCGTGCTCATCGGCGACGGCGCCATGGGTACCCAGCTGCAGGGGTTCGACCTCGACGTGGACAAGGATTTCCTGGGCCTCGAGGGATGCAACGAGATCCTCAACGACACCCGCCCCGACGTCGTGGCCTCCATCCACCGCGCGTACTTCGAGGCCGGCGCGGACCTCGTGGAGACGAACACCTTCGGTTGCAACCTGCCCAACCTCGGCGACTACGGCATCGCCGACCGCTGCCGCGAGCTGGCCTACAAGGGCGTGAAGATCGCCCGCGACGTCGCCGACGAGATGGGTCCGGGCCGCGACGGCATGCGGCGCTGGGTGCTTGGCTCGATGGGGCCGGGCACGAAGCTGCCCTCGCTCGGTCACGCCCCGTACACCGACCTCAAGGCCTACTACAAGGAGGCCGCGCTCGGCATGATCGAGGGCGGCGCGGACGGCATCCTCATCGAGACCGCGCAGGACCTCCTGCAGGTCAAGGCCGCGGTCCACGGCTGCCAGGAGGCCTTCGAGGAGCTGGGCGTGCGCCTGCCGATCGTCACCCACGTGACGGTGGAGACCACCGGCACGATGCTGCTCGGCTCCGAGATCGGCGCGGCGCTCACCGCACTCGAGCACCTCGGCATCGACATGATCGGCCTCAACTGCGCCACGGGCCCCGACGAGATGAGCGAGCACCTGCGCTACCTCTCCCAGAACGCCCACATCCCGGTCTCGGTCATGCCGAACGCTGGCCTGCCGGTGCTGGGCAAGAACGGCGCCGAGTACCCGCTGCACGCCCACGAGCTGGGCGTCGCGCTGCGCGGCTTCGTCCAGGATTACGGCCTCAGCATGGTCGGCGGCTGCTGCGGCACCACGCCGGAGCACATCTCCGCGGTGCGCGACGCGATCGTCGGCACGGCCGAGGAGCCCGCGGCGGTCCAGGCCGAGCGCCACCCGGCCGAGGACGACGCGGTGTCCTCCCTGTACTCCTCGGTGAACCTCACCCAGGACACCGGCATCACCATGATCGGCGAGCGCACCAACGCCAACGGCTCCAAGGCCTTCCGCGAGGCGATGCTTGCGGGCGATCTGGAGAAGTGCGTGGACATCGCCAAGCAGCAGACCCGCGACGGCGCGCACATGCTCGACCTCTGCGTCGACTACGTGGGCCGCGACGGCCGCGAGGACATGGCGAAGCTCGCCTCGCTGCTCGCCACCAGCTCCACGCTGCCCATCATGATCGACTCCACCGAGCCGGACGTGATCCAGGTGGGCCTCGAGCACCTGGGCGGCCGCTGCGCGGTCAACTCCGTCAACTTCGAGGACGGCGACGGCCCGAACTCCCGCTACCAGCGCATCATGCGCCTGGTCAAGCGCCACGGCGCGGCGGTCGTCGCGCTGACCATCGACGAGGAGGGCCAGGCCCGCACCGCGGACAAGAAGATCGAGATCGCCGAGCGGCTCATCAAGGACATCACTGAGACGTGGGGCCTCGACGAGTCCGACATCATCGTCGACTGCCTGACCTTCCCGATCTCCACCGGCCAGGAGGAGACCCGCCGCGACGGCATCGAGACGATCAACGCGATCCGCGAGCTGAAGAAGCGCCACCCGCGCGTGCACACCACGCTCGGTCTGTCCAACATCTCCTTCGGCCTTAACCCGGCCGCGCGCCAAGTCCTCAACTCGGTGTTCCTCAACGAGTGCATCGAGGCGGGCCTCGACTCGGCCATCGCCCACAGCTCCAAGATCGTGCCGATGAACCGCATCGACGAGGAGCAGCGCAAGGTCGCCCTCGACATGGTCTACGACCGCCGCACCGAGGACTACGACCCGCTGCAGACCTTCATGGCGCTGTTCGAGGGCGTGTCCGCGGCCTCGGCCAAGGACGCCCGCGCCGAGGCGCTGGCCGCCATGCCGCTACTCGAGCGCATCGCCCAGCGCGTTATCGACGGCGAGAAGAACGGCATCGAGGCTGACCTCGACGAGGCGATGAAGGAGAAGAGCCCGCTCGACATCGTCAACGACGACCTTCTCAACGGCATGAAGACCGTCGGCGACCTGTTCGGCTCCGGCCAGATGCAGCTGCCCTTCGTGCTGCAGTCCGCTGAGACGATGAAGGCGGCCGTGGCCTACCTCGAGCAGTTCATGGAGGCCTCCGACGACTCCGGCGGAAAGGGCACCATCGTCATCGCGACCGTCAAGGGCGACGTGCACGACATCGGCAAAAACCTCGTGGACATCATCATGTCCAACAACGGTTACAAGGTGGTCAACATCGGCATCAAGCAGCCGATCGCGAACATCCTGGAGGCCGCGAAGGAGAACAACGCAGACGCCATCGGCATGTCCGGACTTTTGGTGAAGTCCACCGTCATCATGAAGGAGAACCTTCAGGAGATGAACGAGCAGGGAATCACCGAGATCCCGGTCATCCTCGGCGGCGCTGCGCTCACCCGCGCCTACGTCGAGGACGACCTCACCGAGGTCTTCGAGGGCGAGGTTCACTACGCCAAGGACGCCTTCGAGTCGCTGCGGCTCATGGGCGAGTTCATGTCCGCCGCCCGCGGCGAGGGGCTCGACCCGCTCTCGCCGGAGGCCGTCGAGGAGGCGAAGAAGAAGCAGGAGCGCAAGGCGCGCCGCGAGCGTTCCAAGCGCATCGCCGCCGAGCGCAAGGCCGCCCAGGAGCCGGTGGAGGTTCCGGCCCGCAGCGCGGTGGCGGAGGACGTTCCCGTGGCGACCCCGCCGTTCTGGGGCACCCGCATCGTCAAGGGCCTCAACCTGAGCGACTTCCTGCCGCTGCTCGACGAGCGCGCCCTGTTCATGGGCCGCTGGGGGCTCAAGGCGACCCGCGGCGGCGACGGCCCGTCCTACGAGGAGCTCGTGGAGACCGACGGCCGCCCGCGCCTGCGCTACTGGCTCGATCGCCTGAAGTCCGAGGGCATCCTCGACCACGCGGCCGTGGTCTACGGCTACTTCCCGGCGGTCTCCGAGGGCGATGACGTCGTCATCCTCGACGAGCCGCGACCGGACGCCAAGGAGATCGCGCGCATCCACTTCCCGCGCCAGCAGCGCGGCAAGTTCCTGTGCATCGCCGACTTCGTCCGCTCCCGCGAGCTGGCGACCGAGACCGGCGACGTGGACGTGTTCCCGATGCAGCTGGTGACCATGGGCACGCCGATCGCGGACTTCGCCAACGAGCTGTTCGCCGAGAACAACTACCGCGACTACCTCGAGGTCCACGGCGTCGGCGTCCAGCTCACCGAGGCGCTGGCCGAGTACTGGCACGCCCGCGTCCGCGCCGAGCTCGCGCTCTCGGACGGCACCCACGCCGGCGACGAGGATTCACACGACAAGAACCGCTTCTTCGACCTCGACTACCGCGGCGCGCGCTACTCCTTCGGCTACGGCTCCTGCCCGAACCTCGAGGATCGCGCGACCCTGGTGAAGCTGCTCGAGCCCGAGCGCATCGGAGTCACCCTGTCCGAGGAGTTCCAGCTCCACCCGGAGCAGTCCACGGACGCCTTCGTGCTCTACCACCCGGAGGCGAAGTACTTCAACGTCTAG
- the hisG gene encoding ATP phosphoribosyltransferase: protein MLKIAIPNKGSLSEAAVEILKEAGYAGRGESKQLRVMDTANDVEFFFLRPKDIAIYVAGGQLDLGITGRDLAADSKADVEEVMPLGFGASTFRYAAPNTQTWTVDMLQGKRIATSYPNLVRADLEARGIDAKVIRLDGAVEISIRLGVADAIADVVSTGRTLRKQGLETFGEVICNSEAIVVGRKGVEVDDEQRVFLRRLEGILHAQNYLMLDYNIDRGQLEAAEAITPGISGPTVSPLAKENWVAVRAMVPRERANHIMDELAALGAQAILASEIRIARI from the coding sequence ATGCTGAAAATTGCCATCCCCAACAAGGGTTCCCTGTCCGAGGCGGCCGTCGAGATCCTCAAGGAGGCTGGCTACGCCGGCCGCGGGGAGTCGAAGCAGCTGCGCGTCATGGACACCGCCAACGACGTCGAGTTCTTCTTCCTGCGCCCGAAGGACATCGCCATCTACGTGGCGGGCGGCCAGCTGGACCTGGGCATCACCGGCCGCGACCTCGCTGCCGACTCCAAGGCCGACGTCGAGGAGGTCATGCCGCTGGGCTTCGGCGCCTCCACCTTCCGCTACGCCGCGCCGAACACGCAGACGTGGACCGTGGACATGCTTCAGGGCAAGCGCATCGCGACCTCCTACCCGAACCTCGTCCGCGCCGACCTCGAGGCGCGCGGTATCGACGCCAAGGTGATCCGCCTCGACGGCGCGGTGGAGATCTCCATCCGCCTAGGCGTGGCCGACGCCATCGCCGACGTCGTCTCCACCGGCCGCACCCTGCGCAAGCAGGGGCTGGAGACCTTCGGCGAGGTCATCTGCAACTCCGAGGCGATCGTGGTGGGCCGCAAGGGCGTGGAGGTCGACGACGAGCAGCGCGTCTTCCTGCGCCGCCTCGAGGGCATCCTGCACGCGCAGAACTACCTCATGCTCGATTACAACATCGACCGCGGTCAGCTCGAGGCCGCCGAGGCCATCACGCCGGGCATCTCCGGCCCCACAGTGTCGCCGCTGGCCAAGGAGAACTGGGTCGCGGTCCGCGCCATGGTCCCGCGCGAGCGCGCCAACCACATCATGGACGAGCTCGCCGCACTCGG
- a CDS encoding ABC transporter substrate-binding protein: MKKTLGILAATGLLATGLAACSSDAASSGSSKIVIGSQDYYSNEIVAEIYAQTLEEKGFSVDRDFRIGQREVYMSDVESGNINLFPEYTGPLLQYWQPDSTMTKSDDVYAALVQAAPGNLQILHQSPATDQDSYVVTREFADKYNVHSLADLKALNIPITIGGNSELESRPNGPKGLKASYDLDVSFTPIEDGGGPLTIKALKDNSVQLALVYTADPSIKSNDLVVLDDPAAMFRASNLVPIASKDLDSGAVDAINTVSEKLTTDDLVSMNSESVNDQKSASDIAAEWLEKNS, from the coding sequence ATGAAGAAGACACTCGGTATCCTCGCAGCCACCGGCCTGCTCGCCACGGGGCTTGCGGCCTGCTCCTCCGACGCGGCTAGCTCGGGCAGCTCAAAGATCGTGATCGGCTCGCAGGACTACTACTCCAACGAGATCGTCGCGGAGATCTACGCCCAGACCCTCGAGGAGAAGGGCTTCAGCGTGGACCGCGACTTCCGCATCGGCCAGCGCGAGGTCTACATGTCCGACGTAGAATCCGGCAACATCAACCTCTTCCCGGAGTACACCGGCCCGCTGCTTCAGTACTGGCAGCCGGACTCCACGATGACCAAGTCCGATGACGTTTACGCCGCGCTCGTCCAGGCCGCGCCGGGCAATCTACAGATCCTCCACCAGTCCCCCGCCACCGACCAGGACTCCTACGTGGTCACCCGCGAGTTCGCGGACAAGTACAACGTCCACTCGCTGGCCGACCTCAAGGCGCTCAATATCCCGATCACCATCGGCGGTAACTCCGAGCTCGAAAGCCGCCCGAACGGCCCGAAGGGCCTCAAGGCCAGCTACGACCTCGACGTCAGCTTCACCCCGATCGAGGACGGCGGCGGCCCGCTGACGATCAAGGCGCTCAAGGACAACTCGGTCCAGCTCGCGCTTGTCTACACCGCGGACCCCTCAATCAAGTCGAACGACCTCGTCGTCCTCGACGACCCGGCGGCGATGTTCAGGGCCTCCAACCTCGTGCCCATCGCCTCCAAGGACCTAGACTCCGGCGCCGTCGACGCGATCAACACCGTGAGCGAGAAGCTCACCACCGATGACCTCGTCTCCATGAACTCGGAGTCGGTCAACGATCAGAAGTCGGCCTCGGACATCGCCGCGGAGTGGCTGGAGAAGAACTCCTAG
- the mshC gene encoding cysteine--1-D-myo-inosityl 2-amino-2-deoxy-alpha-D-glucopyranoside ligase, with product MQSWPVPTIPAVAGTPVALNLYDTADQVIKPVEVSGEEVGVYVCGITPYDSTHLGHAATYLTFDLIQRQLIDNGLKVHYVQNITDVDDPLFERAERDGVDWRQLGTSQINLFRSDMEALGVLPPRDYVGAMESVDEVIEMVSSLLDKGAAYVVDDPEYPDIYASITATSQFGYESNYSRALMEEFFAERGGDPDRAGKKDPLDALIWRAARPGEPRWDAPFGAGRPGWHVECSAIATNRLGSHFAIQGGGSDLIFPHHEFSAAHAEATYGSERMAGHYVHTGMISLDGVKMSKSLGNLVFVSKLTEQGHDPSAIRLGVYAGHYRKSRDWSDEVLGAAEARLAAWGAAARADSPVDEAELLVQQVRSCLANDLDTPRALALIDAWAEGASEYVAGAALSEAGAVVATAVDALLGVKIA from the coding sequence ATGCAATCTTGGCCCGTCCCAACCATTCCCGCCGTCGCCGGCACCCCGGTCGCGCTCAACCTGTACGACACCGCGGATCAGGTCATCAAGCCCGTGGAGGTCTCCGGCGAGGAGGTCGGGGTCTACGTCTGCGGCATCACGCCCTACGACTCCACCCACCTGGGCCACGCGGCCACCTACCTCACCTTCGACCTCATCCAGCGCCAGCTGATCGACAATGGTCTCAAGGTGCACTACGTGCAGAACATCACCGACGTCGACGACCCGCTGTTCGAGCGCGCCGAGCGCGACGGCGTGGACTGGCGCCAGCTGGGCACCAGCCAGATCAACCTCTTCCGCTCCGACATGGAGGCGCTCGGGGTCCTGCCCCCGCGCGACTACGTCGGCGCGATGGAGTCCGTGGACGAGGTCATCGAGATGGTGAGCTCGCTGCTGGACAAGGGTGCGGCCTACGTCGTCGACGACCCGGAGTACCCGGACATCTACGCCTCCATCACGGCCACCTCGCAGTTCGGTTACGAGTCGAATTACTCCCGCGCGCTCATGGAGGAGTTCTTCGCCGAGCGCGGCGGGGACCCGGATCGCGCGGGCAAGAAGGACCCGCTGGACGCGCTCATCTGGCGCGCTGCGCGGCCCGGCGAACCCAGGTGGGACGCCCCCTTCGGCGCGGGACGCCCCGGGTGGCACGTGGAGTGCTCGGCGATCGCCACCAACCGCCTGGGCTCCCACTTCGCCATCCAGGGCGGCGGCAGCGACCTCATCTTCCCGCACCACGAGTTCTCCGCCGCCCACGCAGAGGCCACCTACGGCAGCGAGCGCATGGCCGGGCACTACGTGCACACCGGCATGATCTCGCTCGACGGCGTGAAGATGAGCAAGTCGCTGGGCAACCTCGTGTTCGTCTCCAAGCTCACCGAGCAGGGCCACGACCCCTCGGCGATCCGACTGGGCGTCTACGCCGGGCACTACCGCAAGTCCCGCGACTGGTCCGACGAAGTGCTCGGCGCCGCCGAGGCCCGGCTCGCCGCCTGGGGCGCGGCCGCACGCGCGGACAGCCCCGTGGATGAGGCCGAGCTGCTCGTGCAGCAGGTCCGCTCCTGCCTGGCCAACGACCTCGACACGCCCAGGGCGTTGGCGCTCATCGACGCCTGGGCCGAAGGCGCCAGCGAGTACGTGGCGGGCGCGGCGCTCAGCGAGGCGGGCGCGGTCGTGGCCACCGCCGTGGACGCGCTTCTCGGTGTAAAAATCGCCTAG
- a CDS encoding undecaprenyl-diphosphate phosphatase encodes MIDTSILAQAATSSDNVTWAQTIILSIVQGLTEFLPISSSGHLRIVSELLWGKDAGASFTAVVQLGTEAAVLVYFARDIWTFFTGWLAGLFNKDKRGFNYRMGWMVIVGTLPVAIIGFLAKDIIREALRNLWITASVLILFSFVFIAAEKWGSKKRNFNDLSMRDAIWMGLAQCLALIPGVSRSGGTVSAGLFLGLDREVATRFSFLLAIPAVLASGLFSLPDAFSPEAGQAASGAQLFVGTAIAFVLGYASIAWLLKFVSHHSFSWFAAYRIPVGLIVMALLGFGVMAA; translated from the coding sequence GTGATTGATACCTCCATCCTGGCGCAGGCCGCCACCAGTTCCGACAACGTCACCTGGGCGCAGACCATCATCTTGTCCATCGTGCAGGGGCTCACCGAGTTTCTGCCCATCAGCTCCTCAGGACACCTCCGCATCGTCTCCGAGCTCCTGTGGGGCAAGGACGCCGGCGCCTCCTTCACCGCAGTCGTGCAGCTGGGCACCGAGGCGGCGGTCCTCGTGTACTTCGCGCGCGACATCTGGACCTTCTTCACCGGGTGGCTCGCGGGGCTTTTCAATAAGGACAAGCGCGGCTTCAACTACCGCATGGGCTGGATGGTCATCGTGGGCACCCTGCCGGTGGCGATCATCGGTTTCCTCGCCAAGGACATCATCCGCGAGGCGCTGCGCAACCTGTGGATCACGGCGAGCGTGCTCATCCTCTTCTCCTTCGTGTTCATCGCCGCGGAGAAGTGGGGCTCGAAGAAGCGCAACTTCAACGACCTGTCCATGCGCGACGCCATCTGGATGGGCCTGGCCCAGTGCCTCGCGCTCATCCCGGGCGTGTCCCGCTCCGGCGGCACGGTCTCCGCGGGCCTGTTCCTAGGCCTCGACCGCGAGGTGGCCACCCGCTTCAGCTTCCTCCTGGCCATCCCCGCGGTGCTCGCCTCCGGCCTGTTCTCCCTGCCCGATGCCTTTAGCCCCGAGGCGGGCCAGGCGGCCAGCGGCGCGCAGCTGTTCGTGGGCACGGCGATCGCCTTCGTGCTCGGCTACGCGTCCATAGCGTGGCTGCTGAAGTTCGTCTCCCACCACTCGTTTAGCTGGTTCGCGGCCTACCGCATCCCGGTGGGCCTCATCGTCATGGCGCTGCTCGGCTTCGGCGTCATGGCCGCTTAA
- a CDS encoding phosphoribosyl-ATP diphosphatase, with product MKNFDSLFEELLERAENRPEGSGTVKALDSGLHTLGKKVVEEAGEVWLAAEYQSDDELAEEISQLMYWCQVIMVKRGLRPEDVYKYL from the coding sequence GTGAAAAATTTTGACAGCCTCTTTGAAGAACTATTGGAGCGCGCCGAGAACCGACCAGAGGGTTCCGGCACGGTGAAGGCACTGGACTCGGGGCTGCATACTCTGGGCAAGAAGGTCGTCGAGGAGGCGGGCGAGGTGTGGCTCGCCGCCGAGTACCAGTCCGACGACGAGCTCGCGGAGGAGATCTCCCAGCTCATGTACTGGTGCCAGGTCATTATGGTCAAGCGCGGGCTGCGTCCCGAGGACGTCTACAAGTACCTCTAG
- a CDS encoding HAD family hydrolase, producing the protein MLKAVIWDMDGTLVDSEPLWGEATYAMSEALGKRFTLEQRMQTVGTNFDFTFELAARNGGHDPKDLDRDYWRSTMYSTVMRLMREKLTLRPGVRELLTDLHRQSVPMAIATNTERLVAEAPFEVIGEELFATTVCGNEVRAPKPAPDMYLKAAGIIGADPDECLVFEDSMAGMTGAVAAGCRVVGLPDSSTLELPRSVTAMRALHGSIEFSGVTAQMVRDWYEVVGASA; encoded by the coding sequence ATGCTGAAAGCGGTTATTTGGGACATGGACGGCACCCTCGTCGACTCCGAGCCCTTGTGGGGCGAGGCCACCTACGCCATGAGCGAGGCTCTGGGCAAGCGCTTCACCCTCGAGCAGCGGATGCAGACGGTGGGAACCAACTTCGACTTCACCTTCGAGCTCGCCGCCCGAAACGGCGGCCACGACCCCAAAGACCTCGACCGCGACTACTGGCGCAGCACGATGTACTCCACGGTCATGCGGCTCATGCGGGAGAAGCTCACGCTGCGCCCCGGCGTGCGCGAGCTGCTCACCGACCTGCACCGCCAGTCGGTCCCCATGGCGATCGCCACCAACACCGAGCGGCTGGTCGCCGAGGCGCCGTTCGAGGTGATCGGGGAGGAGCTGTTCGCCACCACCGTGTGCGGCAACGAGGTGCGCGCGCCCAAGCCCGCGCCCGACATGTACCTGAAGGCGGCGGGCATCATCGGCGCCGACCCCGACGAGTGCCTCGTCTTCGAGGACTCGATGGCGGGGATGACTGGGGCGGTGGCCGCCGGCTGCCGCGTGGTCGGGCTGCCCGACTCGTCGACGCTCGAGCTTCCCCGCTCGGTGACCGCCATGCGGGCCCTGCACGGCAGCATCGAGTTTTCGGGGGTGACCGCGCAGATGGTGCGCGACTGGTACGAGGTCGTGGGCGCCTCTGCATGA
- a CDS encoding heavy metal translocating P-type ATPase, translating to MSSVTQDPHVSNAAAGSPPSRGLREFLTSQEGAIATATLIAIALYLLLRYAFGLEGWAANWPLVAMVVIGGVPLTIDVIKGAIKAKGGADLLAAISIIAAVVMGEWLVAAIIVLMLSGGEALEEAASKRASATLDALAKRSPTVAHRLRGTTLAEGTDDVHAEEIGVDDLCVVLPHELCPVDGEVVEGHGSMDESYLTGEPYVVPKSTGSSVISGAINGEVALVIRAQAAAKDSRYAKIVGVLREAENNRPPMRRMADRLGAWYTLIALALGILGWVVSGEPSRFLAVLVIATPCPLLIGVPVAIIGAISLAAKRGIIVKNPAMLEDVGRVKIVMFDKTGTLTYGRPSVTKVDTPQGARFGADEVLRLCAALEKYSKHPLATAIVNEAERRGLVIPEVQEISERPGQGLVGTVAGHGLRVTNRKGLAAVDPGSVPLLPPTATGMESVVLIDEAYAATLQFRDEPRLSASSFIEHLPHKHGVEEMMILSGDRESEVRHLADKVGIKTVYGGMAPEEKLEMVRAKTKEGPTLFLGDGINDAPAMTAASAGVAFGATSDVTSEAADAVVLDSSLERLDDLLHIGTRMRRIALQSVIGGMGLSIAGMILAVFGLFTPLMGAIAQELIDVLAIANAARVGIHNKELSDFEPGAEDEMP from the coding sequence ATGAGCAGCGTTACTCAAGACCCTCACGTCAGCAATGCCGCCGCAGGCTCCCCGCCCAGCCGCGGTCTCAGAGAGTTCCTCACCTCGCAGGAGGGAGCCATCGCCACCGCGACGTTGATCGCGATCGCCCTGTACCTCCTCCTGCGCTACGCCTTTGGTCTCGAGGGCTGGGCCGCGAACTGGCCGCTGGTGGCCATGGTGGTCATCGGCGGTGTACCGCTGACCATCGACGTGATCAAGGGCGCGATCAAGGCGAAGGGCGGCGCCGACTTGCTCGCCGCCATCTCGATCATCGCCGCCGTCGTGATGGGCGAGTGGCTGGTCGCGGCCATCATCGTGCTCATGCTCTCCGGCGGCGAGGCGCTGGAGGAGGCCGCCTCCAAGCGGGCCTCCGCGACCCTCGACGCGCTGGCCAAGCGCAGCCCCACCGTGGCCCACCGCCTGCGGGGGACCACGCTGGCGGAGGGGACCGACGACGTTCACGCCGAAGAGATCGGCGTTGACGACCTGTGCGTCGTACTCCCGCACGAGCTGTGCCCGGTCGACGGCGAGGTCGTCGAGGGCCACGGTTCCATGGACGAGTCCTACCTCACCGGCGAGCCCTACGTCGTGCCCAAGTCCACCGGCTCGTCCGTCATCTCCGGCGCAATCAACGGTGAGGTCGCCCTGGTGATCCGCGCCCAGGCCGCGGCGAAGGACTCCCGCTACGCGAAGATCGTCGGCGTGCTGCGAGAGGCGGAAAACAACCGCCCGCCCATGCGGAGGATGGCCGACCGGCTGGGCGCCTGGTACACGCTCATCGCGCTGGCGCTGGGAATCCTGGGTTGGGTCGTCTCGGGGGAGCCGTCGAGGTTTCTCGCGGTGCTCGTCATCGCCACTCCGTGCCCGCTGCTCATCGGCGTGCCGGTGGCGATCATCGGCGCGATCTCGCTGGCCGCCAAGCGCGGGATCATCGTGAAGAACCCGGCCATGCTGGAGGACGTCGGCCGAGTGAAGATCGTCATGTTCGACAAGACGGGCACCCTGACCTACGGCCGCCCGTCGGTGACCAAGGTGGACACCCCGCAAGGCGCTCGATTCGGCGCGGACGAGGTTCTGCGGCTGTGCGCGGCCCTCGAAAAGTACTCCAAGCACCCGCTGGCCACCGCGATCGTCAACGAGGCCGAACGACGGGGGCTTGTCATCCCCGAGGTGCAGGAGATCTCCGAGCGCCCCGGCCAGGGGTTGGTGGGCACGGTGGCTGGCCACGGCCTGAGGGTCACCAACCGCAAGGGCTTGGCCGCGGTCGACCCGGGGTCGGTGCCGCTGCTGCCGCCCACGGCGACGGGCATGGAGTCCGTCGTGCTCATCGACGAGGCCTACGCCGCCACCCTCCAGTTCCGCGACGAGCCGCGGCTGTCCGCCTCCAGCTTCATCGAGCACCTGCCGCATAAGCACGGGGTGGAGGAGATGATGATCCTGTCCGGAGACCGCGAGTCGGAGGTGCGCCACCTCGCGGACAAGGTCGGCATCAAGACGGTCTATGGCGGCATGGCGCCGGAGGAGAAGCTGGAGATGGTGCGCGCCAAGACCAAGGAGGGGCCGACGCTCTTCCTCGGCGACGGCATCAACGACGCGCCCGCGATGACCGCGGCCTCGGCCGGCGTGGCCTTCGGGGCGACCTCGGATGTCACCAGCGAGGCCGCCGACGCGGTGGTGCTGGATTCCTCGCTGGAGCGCCTCGACGACCTGCTGCACATCGGCACGCGCATGCGGCGGATCGCGCTCCAGAGCGTCATCGGCGGCATGGGGCTATCGATCGCGGGCATGATCCTCGCGGTGTTCGGGCTGTTTACCCCGCTCATGGGTGCCATCGCGCAGGAGCTCATCGACGTGCTCGCCATCGCGAACGCGGCCCGGGTGGGAATCCACAACAAGGAGCTCTCCGACTTCGAGCCGGGGGCCGAGGATGAGATGCCGTAG